The DNA sequence ACATGCACTTTGAAGATGGAAGCTGGGAGATTGCGTGTTATTTACCGTTCTTTTTAAGTCAATTTTTATTGGAATTCCATGATAGAAAGTAGTTTTTACATGACCTTGAAACCGGCCAAAGCCAGTAGTCAGTTTCTGCAAGAGCGGATCAAAATCCAAAAGTGAGATGAATTTACATTGTGGCAAGGTGGAGACGAAATCTTTTTGGGCATGCAATAAATATTAGGATCCTGGAGTAAAGGGCTTTGTCGGAATCATAAGGAACTTCATTAGCAAATCAATGACTTTAAATTTTACGATCGCTCCATCTCTTATATTTATTTGCTCTTTCCAGGAACCAGAGGACTTTTCGACCTAAAAAAAGTGCGCCATCTGGTAGTAAGGTAGTCTCTTTCTATGTTATCTATTTCATGTATAAATGTGTGACTATAAACATCAGTTTTCTCATTTCCGTAGGTCTATATAATTCATTGGTGTTCTTTGAATTTAAAATTCTCACTTGGACAATTCATTGCATCAGAATAATTTACTTTTTCGACTTCCATTCATTGTGATTCTCAAAATGATCTCATTCATTTATATCCTACATATGAAATTTGAATCTCATACGATCTTATACTACATATGAAATTTGTTACAAATGCCAATCTTTATGTATACATATGAACATAATTATTCTGCCAATAAACCTGTGTtgtgatgatttatttatttgcaCAACAAATGAGTTTTGTCTTTCATTCTTGAGCATATCCTTTTTTCCCTTTGGTGGCATATCCTGGTGGAAGAAAATCTCTCGAAAATAGAATGACTTAGGTGGGAAAGTACAACAATTGTCACTTCTTTCACTGGACAAGAGATTCCACTTAAATGATGCTATTTCTTATCCTTTAGGAAAGGATTTGTTAAAGTGGAAGCTCTTGTGACTCTCCATTTACAATTTTGCTTACCTAAACACTTACTGTAGTCCATGGTATGATATAAGGCAACTTCCTAATTTGATACAGGACCTTTGAGTTGTGATATCTTAGATACCTTCTTATTAAGATGCTGGGAGAACTATGAATGCAAGGAGGCAGCTCATcctaaattttttatcttttcatcTGCAGGGAGCCCAACTCCGGAAACACATTGATGCAACTCTAGGTAGTGGAAACCTAAGGGAAGCAGTAAGACTCCCACCTGGGGAGGATTTGAATGAATGGCTTGCCGTCAACAGTAATTCTCTTTCCATCCTTGAAAATGGATGCTTCTAAGCATTTTGTGGTTCTTTTTTTTGGATGTTTTGCAATTGACCAAATGCTATTTTTAAGTCAGTTCATCAGTTGTTGTTTTAATATGATATCATAGTTTTATGCAGCTTCATGATTTGTTCAGAAAAAGTTATTATCGATCAAAATTAGATCAAATATCTTCATTTGAGATGCAGATCATGAGGTtaaattcttcttttttatttttcagctGTTGATTTCTTCAATCAGGTGAATCTGCTTTATGGTACACTTACAGAGTTCTGCACACCTGAGAATTGTCCTACAATGACTGCAGGTCCAAAGTATGTTACATAAGATGTATATTGTATTTAATTTGTTGAAAGCTGTGCACTTTTTATTAGTGAGTAGTGCTTTATAGTAGGCTTATCATCATACTGCACCATGACAGTTTTGAGTATATGATTGGCCAAGCTGTATGGTTGAATGCTCCACTAGGTAGTGTTCTTTTATATGCAAAAGTTTTCATAATTTACTTTTGAATCAAGTACTATTGTTTGCCTGTCTGAGTTGTCAATAGTTACTTAATGTGCAATGAAAGCATGCTTTTAGAAGGTGTCTTTTCACTTTCAGCCAGTTATTATTCTACTATGATTTTAGTAGTTTGACTTTGAGAATCACTAGACTTCAGGACCATCATCAGCTGATGTCCTGGTTAATGGTGTTTGCTTAGGTTTCTTTAATTCTTTAATCCTAAAACCTTTATATGATTGTTTTTGGTTTAACTTCCAGATGGTTAATGTTGAGCAGCTGAGCTTAGAAAATGAAAGTAAGATTAAGATTTAGGTTGTATAATCATCTTTCTTCATTTGTTTGTTCTAATCTGCCTATTTTCACCCTCTGTTGTTGTCTTTTCAAGTAAACCTTCCATTGGTGATGCTGATGAAATCGACAAATCTTGGAAGATTGACTCTTAGACTAGACCATATGACCATCTTTTGTCACCCTGAAGTGAAATaacattcataaaattcttgtgaTGATAAACAATCCCATGACACTTAACATAGTTGATGGTATGGCAGTCTGGTTACAAACTTCTATATGTAAAACTAGGATCTTGTATCCTGTTAATAATCACTTCTTGTCAAAGAATACCTATGGAAAACATTATATCTTATCTTTTCAGTGGATCTTCCATATCTAATTCATTTTGACATAAGGAAATTGTAAGTCGTTGATTCCATATCTTTGTTATGTAACATCTCCGGCAGCAAATACATTAGAAATGTTTACTTGTTCACGCTTTTGAAAATATTCTTGATTGCCTTTTTACTACTGAACTTGTAATACTTGTCAGTTTTGCTTTCTTGAGAATTGGAAATTGTAATACCCATCTAAGGCAGTCTCCTAGATAAGGAAATTGCAACCAAATTGGTCAAGCACTGTTCGAACCTGAAAAGGTTTCTTGTCACGATCCGGCCTGAAGGGATAATTGATTGATTATCTTTGTTGAGTTTGAAATACTGGTCCAAAATTTGTAAGCATAATTTAATAACAATAGTCCCATCAATCCCTTATAAGTCAATTCAAGTTCTTAGCCTCAAACCAAACTGGGTGTTCCAATCTCCCCACTCAAGACGTCCTAACATAGTCCAAAATTAGACTTAGTCTGGTGCAAATGAGCTGAATATATTGTTATATTGAATTTGAGAATGAAAGAATTCACTTCTATCATATAAAAGCTGTCTCACTTTGTGTCGCATGTTATATTAGTTGCTTTAATGTCGAACATCTGTTTATGAGCGGACTTGAATATTCAGGTATGAATATAGATGGGCAGATGGTGTACAAATAAAGAAGCCTATTGAAGTGTCAGCACCGAAGTATGTGGAGTACCTCATGGAGTGGATTGAAGTTCAGCTTGATGATGAGTCTATATTCCCTCAAAAGATAGGTTGGGCCTATTGAGACAAATTAATTAATCTCATTTTTTGCAAGTGAATTTCAATTCTCCGTTAAGTGTACAAAGTTATTTACTCATATAATCTCTATTATTATGTAGGTGCACCTTTCCCTCCAAACTTCAAAGAAGTTGTAAAGACACTTTTTAAGCGTTTGTTTCGGGTTTATGCCCATATATACCATTCGCATTTTCAGAAGATTGTCAGCCTTAAGGAAGAAGCACATCTTAACACCTGCTTCAAGCATTTCATTCTTTTCACATATGTAAGCATTTTTTTCTTCCTTGTAATTGTCTATGTTTCTTGCATCTTAATGATAGCTCCTTGACATGCCCATAAATTCAGATAGTACTTAGaatcatggtttgcagtaccggtccgacagactttcggtatgcggaccatatgttaccgttccgacactgtaacagtactgtagcactgctacagtgctcggcacgcctgaatataccgctcggtacacctgggtgtaccgagcggtataccgtaccggtaccgagcccagatcgaaactccggtacggtacggtattgcgaaccttgcttagaATAATGATTTGTGCAACACTTTTTTAGCATCTGCTTTTCTCTTCTATATGTTAAGACGAACTCAAACAACTTTGTGATCTAGACATTATCGATATTGTCCAATTTCTTAAAAAATCTGGAGAAACTCATGACATTCTAGTGAATCTCATTAGTGAAAACTAATTTGTCTTCAGGCAACACTCAATTATATCTAAATTGTCTATATACAATCATTTTAATCTTCCATACTCTTGTGGATCGAACCAAAAATTGTCAGAGGATGTACCATTGACCTGGATTGGATATTCTTAAAGATCGAGCCCCTTTTTCTCAAGGTATTATATAGATTAGCTGGTGTTGTTAGTCCTCAGTCTTTTTCTTTGGTCCTTTGTTATCCTTCTGCTAGTGTAACTGACACAGGAGATGGATATGGTTCTGTACCTAGGTTGATGGTTTTGGTGTAGGGTGTATAATGAATTCCAGAAGGTTTACATTGAAAGGATGACAACTGTGTATGGTATCCTCAGAATGGTAGAAAATTTCCTAACTAATAAAATCATGATGTGCAACTTGAATGCCTCAAGATTTATCAGCCTCTTGCCCTCCTGACAGAATggtggagaacttgctactcttttccaagaaacaaaattatatTTCTCTAGAAAGGAAACAACTACAAACTTGACCATGCTCCACGGGGCACAAAATGGAATACAACGCAGGATGCCAGTCATCCTTCCGAAACCTACTCATTTTATAGTTTTTAACAGACATTGCAAGCCAATGGGCAATTCTATTTGCACTTCCTGAAAGCATGCACAACTTAACATTCAGATAAAGACTCCAGAATAAGGACAGACAGATCAAGGTGGCTTTTCTTCCATGTTTACGACTTTCACTGGCGCCTCCGCATCTGTCTCTATGATCCTTGAATGCTTTCTTTTCGTGCAGCTTTCAACCTCTGCTTAATAGCAGTTATCTCATTCAACCAGCAGCTCCCCTCAGCAATATAAGAACTCCTGCAATGATGCAAATCCCATTAGAAAATCTGATCAGAAATCCAGCACCCCCTCCTTACTCTGTTAGTTACTCTGTTTTAAGCTTGTGTCATATCTTCTCCCTGTTTCCTTCAGACAGAACATCAAATCTGCTGTTCATTACATATGAAACAACTTTGTATACAATAGATGAGAAACCAACCCTCTTTTTATTAAAGGTAATGTCATTCTTGACCTTTCAGATCAACCGTAAGCAGTAGGCAATCATAGCTCTGAGGATCATCCCAGTCTCTTTGGGTGAATCCTTACCTTCTCTCAACCATGCTTCCGGTtcccaaaatatttaatatgaagtCAAACAGGATATGTTATTTAGCCCAGTTTGTGGCCCAATGTAGcccaaacctttttagcaaaaggGAAGTCAAACAGGATAGATATGGTCCTGATCATCCCTACTCTCCGGTACAGAATTTTCTCAATATGAAagtttattaataatattattatatgcggtaagttcttttttttgttatttagatGGGAACTAATAAATTCACTTAAATTCTCAGAAAAAAATGGTGGAGTTCCCTACTCAAGCATCCCTTGGTATTGTCCGAGTGAGGTGCTTCAAGTGGGCGTGAATCTAGCATAGGAAGAATGGTGTTTTACTATTTTGATGATTAATAGTCTAGTAGGATAGTATAAATAAGAGATGGTATCTTCTGTGGTTTGGATCTTTCTGCAATGTTTCACCAACTGTTCAAATAAGATTCTTTGTTATACAATAGTGATTTTCTACATACTAAAAGGACCAAGTACTTGAATGGAGGTTAAAAAGCAGAATGAATGAAAACTGAAAATGGAGATGTGCTGGTGAAGAAGGATAGGATTTGAGGTTATAATGTGACCACAAAAGAAGTTTTGAGTGGCAGATATCATCTTGATGGTTTAGAAACAAGGGGCAAAAGGTGCAAGTAGTCGAAATTGAGAGAAGCCATGGTTGGTGTGTAAATGTTAGTAACTTTTGGCATGAAGCGGTTTTTAGCCACAAAAAGACAAAATTCGTGGTTAGAGGAAGATCTACTTGAACAATATCCAACATTTCTTAGACATGGAAAGAAGTCATTCTCGAAGAAAGTAAGATCAACCATCTTGCCAAAGAGCCACTGCCTGAATGCTTTGTTTAAGCATGGGAACTTATGAAAAGGTGTGGTGAATTTGAGAAGAATAATTACATTCTGATGTGCTGGGAATTGTTGTGTGTTAATGTTCTAGAATACAATTATGGAAAACTTGTTTTAGTTAGTTCAGACATGTCCTGAGAAGATTATTTGATGCATCAACACAGGGATGTGCCTTCCAATTTAAAGTTTCACGAGGCAAATGGTCAAACGACAAGTCATACCCTTGGCAGATCTATAAATGACCTAAATCCGGCCATGTCTTACCTAGCCCAAATCACTTGTTCAACCTTAAACTATGTTATGAGCCAACTTTTTTAACTCACCTGGaggaatctttttcttaaagtacTCGCTACTGAAGAACATGAACCTTCATTTGTGGTGCCATGAATCTCTTCTTTATCTGGTGActcaattatataaataaatgatGGTGACATAGTAGATTGCAATCGGCTCAGAGTGAAAGTGTTAAAGCAGTAGTAGCTGCTCTTACTACGGACAGTCTACCGGGATGaagtttgaaaattttcttaAAAAGTTCCAAGtgttttgaaattttaaaaaaaatttcaggTGTTCTTCCAAATTTAAAATGGCTCCCTTTTCATGCCTGGTTTGTATTCCAGTTCTATTCATCCTTCTTCGATCAAGAATTCCCAGTCGAGTTGTGAAGCTAATGTTCACTTTGGAATCATTGTGTTTCGAACCATTGCTTGCTGTTTCTTGAGCATGCATTTCTAATTAAAAGCCCAAATATATACCATACATGCAAAGCATGTTCCAGTGGCTAATATCTTCATGTGATTGTTTGTACAGGAGTTTGGCCTAATTGACAAGAAGGAACTTGCGCCACTTCAGGAGCTTATAGAATCCATCATTGTTCCATATTAAATTTGTATATTCAGGGACGTATAAAATGCTGTTAATTTTAAAAGCTAAGTTATCGTCTCTGTAATTTTAAAGTGTGTTGATGTATTCTTGAATAAATGCTAACCATTAGCACATAACTCTCTTCtctccaaaaaagaaaaaaagaaaaaaaaagaagcttatttagacttttttttttccgAATTATTTCCGACTGTGAAGCATGGCATCAATTTCTTGGGACTACTTACAAGCTTATTAGGTAGTGGAAAAGCTTCATCATAttcctttttctttatttgtttatattCCACCGTTCATGTCTAAACGATAAAATGTTGCTATTACAGATTCTAACGGGACATCCGAAAAATTTATCGGATGAAACCTTAAACTTTTAATTTTTGCTGATTAAATGTGATACATCTCATCattattagattaatattttttgtataaaaaatatcCGCTGTTGCAGTGCGAGGACTGCTTTTGGCTAGACGGATAGAAGCTGCTACAACGAATCCAGGTGCAGACAGACTATAAGGTTTTGATCGATGTTTTTGAAGATGATACACGCATATTCTTCGAGAAAATGAGTTTCGTGTGAATCATGCAGTAAGGGAGGGTAACAAGGCAGCTAACTGGCTTGCTAATTTTGCCAGAACTCATTCTGATTATTTTTGGGAGAGAGATATCCACCTTGCGATCTCACTTTTTGGGTTGTTGCGGCGCAGCAGGATTGGTTACAATCGTTTGATTTACTGTTTTAATGTAAGTTTCCTCCAAAACCTTTCATCCTTGTGTTGATTAATATGTTAGGTATAAAGAATTTCATTTTGGTTGAACATCTTCAAAGCATATACAGAGAAGAATGGAAAAGAACATCATCAATGACTTGCCTTGACCAAACAATATAAAGATCTCTCATGCAAAACAGGTtgaattagaaaaataaaaggataaaaGGAAAGCAAACCCAGATACCAAAACCTGTACAAACACTACATTTCAGACAACATCGACGAAGGAAGAGCTTGTGGAGcagaaaaaagggaaaaaaaaagaaagaaagaaaagaaaagaattacaatatgttCGGTACTTGCGAAGCTAGTTTTAGCTGCAACTCCTTGATCTTCGAGCAAAACTCAACCTTCTGATCCTTGTAGCTCTGGAGCAGGAAATCTTTTCCTTCAATTACCTCCTTCAGTTCGCTTACCTCTCTCTTCAACATCCCAACTTTCTCAACATCTATTTCTCTTTTGTCCACTCCAACACGATGCAACTCCAAATCATTGACGCTATCAGCATAGCCATTTGCCAGCCCATTTGCAGATTCTGGATGCCAGTTTCCTGCCACTACGAGCTTGTCGGGAGAGGTCACCTCCGCAACATGATGGTCGGTGATAACCTTTCTTAATCGGCGGACCTCTCTCTCAGAATTGAACAAGTCTTTATTGGCAGAATCGAGCTGGCTCTGAAGATGTGCAGTTTGGGCCCTttgaatatgcaaagaattctgcACATCTGTAATCTGGGTCTGCATCTCCATGATCATTTCATCTCGTTGCTTCAGCTGTTGGCGTAGTTTTTGTATCAGTTCTCTCTTGCTGTAGACGTCAGATCCAGACTCTGAGATGCATGAGTCTGAGCAGTTTGAGTGGTGGAATGGCTTCCAGGGGAGCTCCAGGCGATCAAGCGATGATGCTCGCATTATGTCCTCGACAACTTTGTTGGTTTCGGTGGCTGGGATTTTCACCAGTGGAAGAGAGAGATCTGCTTCCATTACTATTGGACTTTTGGGTCGCTTGGCATCTACTCCAACTCTTGAAGTTTCTGCACCATAAGATGAGCTACTAAAACACACAAATTCCCCAACTCTGATTTTATCTTTGGTCGGAAAAGTAGAACAACTTCAGGAATAACATAACATCCCAAAAAAAAGGCATCTAAAAAGCCAGAAACTAAATTTGAAACAGTCCAGTGAATTAGCTCCACAAGGGTCCAGTTTCTCAGGCAGGTCATAACTAGCATTACATCAATTTACAAACATAATGTTACCAATTGCAACAAAATATCAGGAGAAACGACATTAGAAAAAAAGAGCTGCCTTTAGAAATTACTGAGTTTTTGCTAAGAATTATGTGCACCAAATAAATAATAGGTTATTTGCTAAAAAATTTGGTGCATGAAATAAATGCATTCAACTTCAATGTAGTGAGCCTTAAAGGCTTCTTAATGGACATCCTACAACATGAACAAAtacaaattctttaaaagaatatTTCTTTGGATTAGTTAACAATGAAAGATGCATTAAAATATTACCAAATTCATAGTGCAAGGGCAACGTTAGGAAAAAgctgcctatatatatatatatatatatatatatatatatatataatggctaGACCAATTAGTAAAAAATTCACCAAAAAGCAATCCAGCAACACTGAATGTTTCAACCCATATCGTTTTGGGTGGTCTGTTACTGGATATCCAAATTGATCTTTCCTAACAAGTAGGTACCAGTTCATACAAGGTGTGCTGCGGCTCATATACCAGTTTGATCTAGTTAGGTAATGAACCATGGTGCACAAATGGCTTGAAACAATTCCAACTCTATCTGACCAATTAGCTTAGACGGCTAGGAAATGGAGCATCTCTAAAGCACAGCTGAAAATACTAGACTTTTTGCCAACAGTCTTGTACGTGTTTTTTTCATTATCTTCCTTGTCTACTAtttgtttctcctttttttttccttttaattctttttcCATGCATGGATATATGTTATGTGAAAAGGGAATCCTTGTTCTCTAATCAGTGATATAAAAAGCGCTAGGCATCAAAAGATGTCAAGATCCGAAAATGCCTgaagcgctaggcgctcgcttAGGTACCCACCTGAGTAAAGCaagatgttctaaaatattaaaatataaaaatataaaatataattaataaatagagGTTAACAGTGCTAAAATCTAAATAGGGACTACTATATAATAACAATACTTAACAATCTACTGTTAATAGTAGTTAGAGGGGAGAAAAGAGTCATCAACGgtggaaagtggggaaggagagggtggCAGTGATGGAAGAACTTTCGGACGACAACGATAGCGATGGAGGAAGTTGCGGACGACAGTAGCAACGACAAAGGCAGTATCGAACGATGATAGCGACGACGGAGGAAGCTGCGAATGACAGCAGCAGTGATGGAGAAAGCTTTAGACGATGATAGCAACGATGACGGAAACTGTGGACGATGGCATCGTGGGCGGAGGAAGCTTCAGATATATCTGTCAGTGGCAAAGGAAGCTACgatcctctccctcgacgatggAAGGAGTTGCACATGAAAGCAGCAATAGTGGAGGGAATTGCACATGAAAGCTAGACCTTTGGACCCATCTGTCGGCGACAAAGGAAGCATCGATCATGTGCGTCAACGACAGAGGCAGCAGCAGAGGAAATGACAGTGAAGGCAGTGACTGTGCACAAAATAGGGTTTATGGTTTGGGGTCACGCGGGGGGAGGAGGGGGGCGGGGTTTACGTGTGTAGATTTAGTAACATTATATAGCttaattggttcaatcaaaccacatAAGCTACTGTTCAGCCAAACCAAACTTAATAGTTTGGTTCGATTGCTTTGTTTCAATCAGGTGCTCGCCTGAGGCGTCTGACGCCTGGGTTtaagcgagcgcccaggcggcgcttcACTAAAGCACGTCACTTGGTCGAGGCTTGAGACGCTTGGGCCTCGCTCGCCTCACCCAAGCATCTAGGCGAGCGCACGGGCGCTTTAAACCCCTGTGCCTAATATACTTCATCCTCTCTTATTTTCTTCACCTTGTTTCCCAAGAAGATATATGCTTGTCCTAAATCAATTGAAATGACAAGACATTGCCCATAAGGTTCACATTAGCTTTTAAATGATGTCGAAACTTGATACAACAGTAGATAAGGTTCCGTGATGATTAATAGCTCATCAAGGAAAGATGGATACATAAATTGCATAACCGAATTCCACCATACTCCTGTGGATGATGATCCAGACAAGGAACTTCAGCAATCCTCATGCTCAGGAGTCATCTCGATACAGAAATCAGCCTAGGATTTATCTGAATTGACAACTACAAAAAGTTTTAGAATTTGATGTTGACGATGGCTGACTAGTTGCCAAAGGTGTGGAGAGACCAGGTTCTTAACTTAGATTAAGCACTCCTTCAAAACCCTAGGTCATCACTCAGATTAAGCACTCGTTCAAAACTCTCTCTGTTGTTCATTTTGGGTAGGATTGACCAGGGGATTGGTAGACTGATAGTTACACTCCATGCTAAAGGAAAGCCATTACCTAATGGGTCTATAAACAGATTTTCTTGGCGGCATTAAGAAAAACCAAAAATGAACGAGCTTTGTATAGCAAGGGTTATCGTCTCTTCTGACTTATAATACCTTGTTTTCATCTAAACCTGTCTCTTCAGTGCGTTTCTCTTTGTGGCAAAATATATTGTGTCTCTCTTTTTCTCCTGTATTGTTTGCCCTAAATCAGATATTGTTTCTTATGTCATCAAAATTACACTATGGCCACAAAATGACAGTTTTAAATAAGAAAGTGTATCTTATTTTGTCATCAGTACTTGCAGATGCAAAATGATAGAATACAATGCACTCAAGTCCATTTAATCAGACTTTTGTCCAAATTTAATGATTTTTACCTAGAAAGAAACAACTGGCCACGAAACTATGCGACAAAGGCAATTCATGCCAGATATCCAATGGTATGGCTACATTAAAACTTTAAAAAAATCAATCCATCAATTTCAACCTTGTAATAGTAAAACACCAAGATAGGACTATTTTGGTAAAATGAGAATAGCAATCAATCACAGAAAAAAGATGCACTTAATTTTGTCAATAGATCTATGCCCATCGCATAAGATGAAATGGAGAGATTCACTAAGGTAATTGTGCGACTACTTACAGCCACCCATGTCAAATCACTAGAACTACAAATATGATAACAGGGATGCCCTAACATTAATGTGTCAGCATATATACAAATGTACAATAATGAAAATTAGGGTAGCAAGCTAAGTGAATATCATACACCATAATAAACCTTAGTGTATATATTATCAAACTGATAATCTAAGAGATGTGCATCAAATTATATTGTTTACTTAAAACAATGTTTTCTCTTTGCTCTTCTATATAGAATTAAATTTAGATCAAGCAACATACCCGAAAGAAAGTGATAATGATTATCCTCATCTTGAGCAAAGTGATAGAGATTATGCAAATTGCAAGCTCTTGATCTTCTGTCAGCAGTAGATTTTCTATTTTCTGCGTGAATAACTTAGATTGTTAACAGTGAGTAGGATCATGAATGAATATAGGATCAAGTAAGAATTAGAAATTTTGACCTTTGTTTGCCTCATCATGTCGTTTGTTATCAAAGGCCCGTTTCAGTTGGCATCCAAGCTTAATTGAAAGTGTGCTCAACAAGGCACCACCTACAACAAATACCCAATTTGGGCCCTCACCTTGAAGAACATTCGTCTTTTGAGCTGCTTGAGAGGTTCCAGTCCCATTTGTTTTTGATTTCATCTAGCaaggaaacaaagtgttggaggaaAAATGATTTATAAGTTTACACTATACACGCACCAAAGTCCAGTATTTTAGGATAAGCAACTAGTTCAGAAGATAATGGAGAGGCAGATGCTTTTCCCTATGAAAGATACAACTTAAGGCAAAGGGAGAGTCATTCCATAGGGCTAGagtctgcaaaaaaaaaaaatataaccaAAAAAAACATACATGAAACAAATAACCTTTCTCTTTCATGATGTTGCAACAAAAGGTCAGTAACTATCAATAGACAAGAAAGG is a window from the Musa acuminata AAA Group cultivar baxijiao chromosome BXJ2-1, Cavendish_Baxijiao_AAA, whole genome shotgun sequence genome containing:
- the LOC135598943 gene encoding MOB kinase activator-like 1A, with the protein product MSLFGLGRNQRTFRPKKSAPSGSKGAQLRKHIDATLGSGNLREAVRLPPGEDLNEWLAVNTVDFFNQVNLLYGTLTEFCTPENCPTMTAGPKYEYRWADGVQIKKPIEVSAPKYVEYLMEWIEVQLDDESIFPQKIGAPFPPNFKEVVKTLFKRLFRVYAHIYHSHFQKIVSLKEEAHLNTCFKHFILFTYEFGLIDKKELAPLQELIESIIVPY
- the LOC103996060 gene encoding uncharacterized protein LOC103996060; this translates as MKSKTNGTGTSQAAQKTNVLQGEGPNWVFVVGGALLSTLSIKLGCQLKRAFDNKRHDEANKENRKSTADRRSRACNLHNLYHFAQDEDNHYHFLSETSRVGVDAKRPKSPIVMEADLSLPLVKIPATETNKVVEDIMRASSLDRLELPWKPFHHSNCSDSCISESGSDVYSKRELIQKLRQQLKQRDEMIMEMQTQITDVQNSLHIQRAQTAHLQSQLDSANKDLFNSEREVRRLRKVITDHHVAEVTSPDKLVVAGNWHPESANGLANGYADSVNDLELHRVGVDKREIDVEKVGMLKREVSELKEVIEGKDFLLQSYKDQKVEFCSKIKELQLKLASQVPNIL